The Saccharomycodes ludwigii strain NBRC 1722 chromosome II, whole genome shotgun sequence genome window below encodes:
- a CDS encoding uncharacterized protein (similar to Saccharomyces cerevisiae YPL058C | PDR12 | Pleiotropic Drug Resistance), whose amino-acid sequence MSLSSQDVNEKSLKTKATDTGNSDNHDDDGSSLQDSIQSYEWPANANENNSHKQPADLELQNVDTRLSRHITHILSEENGSQKIESLARVLSTKTKKQLESFEVREGLDFDLKQLLDYLRQHQLDQGIIPGDSGVAFKDLTAIGIDASAAYGPSVSEMVRGWASWPGKLFNRKNAVPLRKIIQNMVGVVESGEMLFVVGRPGAGCSTLLKCISGETAELVSVEGEFSYDGLDQHEMMSRFKGYVIYCPELDFHFPRITVKETIDFALKCKTPRIRVDGMSKTEYVNSMRDLWCTVFGLRHTYATNVGNDFVRGVSGGERKRVSLVEALAMNASIYSWDNATRGLDASTALEFAQAIRTATNMSNNSAVVAIYQAGENIYTLFDKTTVLYNGKQIYFGPAEKAVAYFEKMGWVKPSRMTSPEFLTSVTVDFDNRTLEIKPGFEDKVAKNSQEFVDYWLNSPDYQEALQMYDDYVSAHPADETRKRLEEATAQRKQKFESQKSQYVANFWQQVWYCMIRGFQRTKGDMTYTKVYLSSFLIKGLVVGSMFWQIDPKSQSTTEGAYSRGGLLFYVLLFCSVTSLAEIANSFATRPIIVKHKTYSMYHTSAESLQEIFTEAPVKFLAVLMLSLVTYWIPKLKWDAGSYFQYLLYLFTVQQCTSFIFKLVATLTKDGGTAHAIGGLWVLMLCVYAGFVLPIGDMHHWIRWFHYLNPLSYAYESLMSTEFHGREMLCSSLIPSGPGYENVSIDNQICNAFGSVAGSKYVSGDTYILKGYHYKYKHAWRDWGVNIVWTFGYIVMNVIMSEYVKPLAGGGDLLLYKRGHMPEMGTENADAKVASREEMMAALNGPDVDLHEVIANKDVFTWNNLTYIIPYDGSTRVLLDNVFGYVKPGKMTALMGESGAGKTTLLNTLAQRITMGTINGDMLVNAKPLPASFNRSCGYVAQADNHMAELTVRESLRFAAELRQPSSVPLEDKYDYVEKIIYLLGMQNYAEAYVGKTGRGLNVEQRKKLSIGVELVAKPSLLLFLDEPTSGLDSQSAWSIVQFMRALADSGQSILCTIHQPSATLFEQFDRLLLLKKGGKMVYFGDIGPNSSTLLSYFERQSGVKCGVSENPAEYILNCIGAGATANANSDWNELWLGSPECKAAKQEVEDLHARLSVRPVTDDKELSGRFAASYVTQLKVVMWRTNLQFWRSPIYIRAKFLECCSCALFVGLSYVGVNHSIAGATEAFSSIFMLLLIAVAMINQLHVFAYDSRELFEVREAASNTFHWSALLLCHTVMETAWSSICEFLCYICYYWPGQFNGRASHAGYFFLIYVIMFPMYFVSYGTWILYFSPDVPSASMINSNLFAAMLLFCGILQPRNKMPGFWRRFMYNVSPFTYVVQSLVAPLVHGKKVICSKNEFKVMDPPSGQTCGEFLDTYVNNNTGYLTNGDATAQCEYCPYSVQDQVVEQYNVKWDYRWRNFGFLWAYIAFNYFAMLICYYIMRVKVWSLKSVLDVKKWWSGPRKERHEAEKNIFKEKPGDKAKVASHKA is encoded by the coding sequence atgaGTCTTTCTAGTCAAGACGTTAATGAAAAGTCTCTAAAGACAAAGGCAACAGACACTGGTAACAGTGATAACcatgatgatgatggttCCTCTTTACAAGACTCTATTCAGTCCTATGAGTGGCCTGCCAATGCCAACGAAAACAATTCCCATAAGCAACCTGCAGATTTGGAATTACAAAATGTTGATACTCGACTATCGAGGCACATTACCCATATTTTAAGTGAAGAAAACGGGTCACAAAAAATCGAATCTTTAGCTCGTGTCTTGTCTACCAAGACCAAGAAACAATTGGAAAGTTTCGAGGTTAGAGAGGGGCTagattttgatttaaaacaattattagATTATTTAAGACAGCATCAATTGGACCAAGGTATTATTCCCGGTGATTCTGGTGTTGCATTTAAGGACCTAACAGCCATTGGTATCGATGCTTCTGCTGCTTATGGTCCAAGTGTGTCGGAAATGGTCCGAGGATGGGCTTCTTGGCCTGGGAAATTgtttaatagaaaaaatgCAGTTCCCTTGAGAAAGATTATCCAAAATATGGTTGGTGTTGTTGAAAGTGGGGAGAtgttatttgttgttggtaGACCTGGTGCTGGTTGTTCCACACTGTTAAAATGTATCTCTGGTGAGACCGCCGAGTTGGTTTCTGTTGAAGGTGAATTTTCATATGATGGTTTGGACCAACATGAAATGATGAGTAGATTTAAGGGGTATGTCATCTACTGTCCTGAATTAGATTTCCATTTCCCACGTATTACGGTCAAGGAGACGATTGATTTTGCGTTGAAATGTAAAACACCACGTATTAGAGTTGATGGGATGTCGAAAACTGAGTATGTGAATTCTATGAGAGATCTATGGTGTACTGTTTTTGGGTTGAGACATACTTATGCTACCAATGTTGGTAATGATTTTGTTAGAGGTGTTTCTGGTGGTGAACGTAAGAGAGTGTCATTGGTGGAAGCTTTGGCTATGAATGCATCTATTTATTCGTGGGATAATGCCACAAGGGGTTTAGATGCCTCGACTGCGTTGGAATTTGCTCAAGCTATCAGAACAGCCACCAACATGTCTAATAATTCTGCCGTTGTTGCTATTTACCAAGCTggtgaaaatatttatactttatttgataaaacCACCGTTTTGTACAACGGTAAACAAATTTACTTTGGACCAGCGGAAAAGGCGGTTGCTTATTTTGAGAAGATGGGGTGGGTCAAACCATCAAGAATGACTTCTCCGGAATTTTTAACATCCGTGACTGTTGATTTTGACAATAGAACCTTAGAAATTAAACCTGGCTTTGAAGATAAAGTTGCCAAAAACTCACAAGAGTTTGTTGACTATTGGTTGAACTCTCCCGACTACCAAGAAGCTTTGCAGATGTATGACGATTATGTCAGTGCACATCCAGCTGATGAAACCAGAAAGAGGTTAGAAGAGGCAACAGCACAAAGGAAGCAGAAGTTTGAGAGTCAAAAATCGCAATATGTTGCCAATTTCTGGCAGCAAGTGTGGTATTGTATGATAAGAGGGTTTCAAAGAACTAAGGGTGATATGACATATACCAAAGTGTATCTATCTTCGTTTTTGATTAAAGGTTTAGTTGTCGGTTCTATGTTTTGGCAGATTGATCCCAAAAGTCAGTCTACGACTGAAGGTGCGTATTCACGTGGTggtttgttattttatgttttattattttgttctgTTACTTCTTTAGCTGAAATTGCCAACTCGTTTGCCACAAGGCCTATTATTGTCAAGCACAAGACCTATTCCATGTACCATACCTCAGCTGAATCATTGCAAGAAATTTTCACTGAAGCTCCAGTTAAATTTCTTGCTGTTCTTATGTTGAGTTTAGTCACATACTGGATTCCTAAATTGAAATGGGACGCAGGTTCATATTTCCAATACTTACTATATCTATTTACCGTTCAACAATGTAcctcttttattttcaaattggtTGCTACTTTGACTAAGGATGGTGGAACTGCACATGCTATTGGTGGTTTATGGGTTTTGATGTTGTGTGTATATGCTGGTTTTGTTTTGCCCATTGGTGATATGCATCATTGGATTAGATGGTTCCATTACTTGAATCCATTGAGTTATGCGTACGAATCGTTAATGTCTACCGAATTTCATGGCAGAGAGATGCTGTGTTCTAGTTTAATTCCTAGTGGGCCTGGTTATGAAAATGTTTCCATTGACAACCAAATTTGTAATGCATTTGGGTCTGTTGCAGGTAGTAAATATGTTTCTGGTGACacttatattttgaaaggTTACCATTACAAGTATAAACATGCTTGGAGAGACTGGGGTGTCAACATTGTTTGGACTTTTGGATATATTGTGATGAATGTGATTATGAGTGAATATGTGAAACCATTAGCTGGTGGTggtgatttattattatacaagAGGGGACACATGCCAGAGATGGGTACTGAAAACGCAGATGCCAAAGTTGCTAGTAGGGAGGAAATGATGGCTGCATTGAATGGACCAGATGTTGATTTGCACGAAGTTATTGCTAACAAGGATGTTTTCACTTGGAATAACTTGACGTATATTATTCCATATGATGGCTCTACCAGAGTTTTGTTGGACAATGTTTTCGGTTACGTCAAGCCTGGTAAGATGACTGCTTTGATGGGGGAATCTGGGGCAGGTAAAACCACCTTGTTGAATACTTTGGCTCAAAGAATTACCATGGGTACTATCAATGGTGACATGTTGGTTAACGCCAAACCATTACCAGCTTCGTTCAATCGTTCGTGTGGTTATGTTGCCCAAGCTGATAACCATATGGCCGAATTAACGGTTAGAGAGTCTTTGAGGTTTGCTGCTGAATTAAGACAACCATCCTCTGTTCCATTAGAAGACAAGTATGATTATGttgaaaaaatcatttatttgttgGGTATGCAAAATTATGCTGAAGCCTATGTTGGTAAGACTGGTAGAGGGTTAAATGTTGAACAAAGGAAAAAGTTGTCTATTGGTGTGGAGTTAGTGGCAAAACCttcgttgttgttgtttttggaTGAACCCACCTCCGGTTTGGATTCGCAATCTGCATGGTCCATTGTCCAATTTATGAGAGCCTTGGCCGATTCTGGACAATCTATTTTATGTACTATTCACCAACCTTCTGCTACATTATTTGAACAATTTGATagattattgttgttgaaaaagGGTGGTAAGATGGTTTATTTTGGGGACATTGGACCAAATTCGTCTACTTTATTATCTTACTTTGAGCGTCAATCTGGTGTAAAATGTGGTGTCTCTGAGAATCCTGCTGAGTATATTTTGAACTGTATTGGTGCGGGTGCCACTGCTAATGCTAATTCTGATTGGAATGAATTGTGGCTTGGATCTCCAGAATGTAAAGCAGCTAAACAAGAAGTGGAAGACTTACACGCTAGGCTATCTGTCAGGCCGGTTACTGATGATAAAGAATTGTCTGGTAGATTTGCCGCTAGTTATGTGACTCAGTTAAAGGTTGTTATGTGGAGAACCAATTTACAATTTTGGAGATCACCAATTTATATTAGAGCCAAATTCTTAGAATGTTGTTCTTGTGCTTTGTTTGTTGGTCTATCATATGTTGGTGTGAATCATTCTATTGCGGGAGCTACCGAGGCCTTTTCCTCTATTTTcatgttgttgttaatcGCTGTTGCTATGATCAATCAATTGCATGTTTTTGCCTATGATTCGAGAGAATTGTTTGAAGTAAGAGAAGCTGCCTCTAACACATTCCATTGGTCTgccttattattatgtcATACAGTTATGGAAACTGCTTGGTCTTCTATTTGTGAATTTTTATGTTACATCTGTTATTACTGGCCAGGACAATTTAATGGTAGAGCATCGCACGCTGGGTACttctttttgatttatgTTATTATGTTCCCAATGTATTTTGTCAGCTATGGTACATggattttatatttttcaccGGATGTTCCATCGGCTTCTATGATTAACTCTAACTTGTTTGCAGCAATGTTGTTATTCTGTGGTATTTTACAACCAAGAAATAAGATGCCAGGGTTTTGGAGAAGATTTATGTACAATGTTTCGCCATTCACATATGTTGTTCAGTCTTTAGTTGCGCCATTGGTCCACGGGAAGAAAGTTATTTGTTCTAAAAATGAGTTTAAGGTTATGGATCCACCCAGTGGTCAGACATGTGGTGAATTTTTAGATACATACGTGAATAATAACACTGGTTATTTGACCAATGGCGATGCGACTGCACAATGTGAGTATTGTCCATATTCTGTTCAAGATCAGGTTGTTGAGCAATATAATGTTAAGTGGGATTACAGATGGAGAAATTTTGGGTTTTTGTGGGCTTATATTGCTTTCAATTACTTTGCTATGTTAATCTGTTACTATATTATGAGAGTTAAAGTATGGTCCCTCAAAAGTGTTTTAGatgttaaaaaatggtGGAGTGGACCAAGAAAGGAAAGACATGAAGCtgaaaagaatattttcaaagaaaAGCCTGGTGATAAGGCTAAAGTTGCTTCCCATAAGGCATGA
- the DIG1 gene encoding Dig1p (similar to Saccharomyces cerevisiae YDR480W | DIG2 | Down-regulator of Invasive Growth (paralog of YPL049C | DIG1)), translated as MSNNNYTPTTTAYNNNKSKDMNITNMIHISGNANNTNTNPKIIDNSNNKKDNENISTKTIKTSKQFLIVPDTTEKSKSLQQLGLECISPGLPTTKINDEMFNRLKYIAKEQRETIAKQTGIQQSNNLGDVDVTSTGGNTRNTAPDTNSPTNNKSNVNSDSNNDSASSTTSNTPFPTLSSNNNRSSLKRSRIPPPINIKGIDNETLTTTNDSTMLNPKSAPPAYAAQYSNTYITKTANTKNHTYYKNIAAQSQPQGPIVKYLGQFKRQKLDDTVANNTNVFIEGKQFSITATDKNNNLLQNPSLNTTYSAASTTFPYPYHNQQYHSQLHPLTANNTSNNFNNNNNIQQPIIPVPTPYLYYPPYYPLYNAIPPPLLTALPPQQTTATPFIQLQPLPHNTLSTFQQYQKSIPQAPAATPSYYSLADTANNGAVDKNTYSDSGNNAVKNPNSSATTSTPINATSQQSCANINGKTYNVNKVHADEGNKILNNSHTSNKKEKEKEMNDDDDEVKEEKNVGINNTAKTVSTTPIYGEIKIFDDVFSFQFEKSDMTSNSYAHVIITDNDNPSKVKNERNLYNLLDKKKFLKICDKIWDEVITLDNKRDRKLLDNCDTVNYNASNIDDVDVAVKKKHIGTTVMPAEQNTIACSDGSNLSKIARSDNDNNFAKSTQHSETNKDNDIKQEEHEVGPDDNVGKNRKQCDKNDIVDNNENNVNDAPIVNEKPENDKNIGIFNDKRSNEGEKSLLENN; from the coding sequence ATGtcaaataacaattatactcctactactactgcttataataataataaatcaaaagatATGAATATTACTAATATGATCCATATATCTGgtaatgctaataataccaataccaatcctaaaattattgataactccaataataaaaaggataaCGAAAACATTTCTaccaaaacaattaaaacttCTAAACAATTTTTGATTGTACCAGATACTACGGAAAAAAGTAAATCTTTACAACAACTAGGCCTAGAATGTATATCTCCAGGTTTACCAACtactaaaataaatgatGAAATGTTTAATAGACTAAAATATATTGCCAAAGAACAAAGGGAAACTATAGCTAAACAAACTGGTATTCAACAATCAAATAACTTAGGTGATGTCGATGTCACTAGTACTGGTGGCAATACCAGAAATACCGCACCTGATACAAACTCACccaccaataataaatccaaCGTTAATAGTGATAGTAACAATGATAGTGCTTCCAGTACTACAAGCAATACCCCATTTCCAACTCTATCTTCTAACAACAATAGAAGTTCATTAAAAAGATCAAGGATCCCTCCGCCTATAAACATAAAAGGGATAGATAATGAAACTTTAACAACGACTAATGATAGCACTATGCTTAATCCCAAAAGTGCACCACCAGCTTATGCTGCACAATATTCCAACACTTATATTACTAAAACGGCCAATACTAAAAATCACACGTACTATAAGAATATTGCTGCTCAATCACAGCCACAAGGACCTATAGTAAAATACTTGGGTCAATTTAAAAGGCAGAAGTTGGATGATACAGttgctaataatactaatgtttttattgaagGTAAACAATTTAGTATTACTGCCACCGATAAGAACAACAACCTATTACAAAACCCTTCTTTAAATACCACCTATTCAGCAGCATCAACAACATTTCCTTATCCATACCACAACCAACAATATCATTCTCAGCTTCATCCATTGACGGCAAATAATACttcaaacaattttaataataataataatatccaaCAACCCATTATTCCTGTGCCTACTCcatatctttattatccACCGTACTATCCACTTTATAATGCAATCCCACCTCCTTTATTAACAGCATTACCGCCTCAACAAACAACGGCAACGCCATTTATCCAATTACAACCACTGCCACATAATACTTTAAGTACATTTCAACAATATCAAAAGTCCATACCACAAGCCCCGGCAGCTACACCATCTTATTATTCTTTGGCAGATACAGCCAATAATGGTGCTGTCGATAAAAACACTTATTCGGACAGCGGTAATAACGCCGTTAAAAATCCTAATAGTAGTGCTACGACCTCAACACCAATTAATGCCACCTCACAACAATCGTGTGCTAATATAAATGGTAAAACTTATAATGTTAATAAAGTTCACGCAGATGAAggaaacaaaatattaaataattctCATACCtccaacaaaaaagaaaaagagaaggaaatgaatgatgatgatgatgaagtaaaagaagaaaagaatgTTGGTATCAATAACACTGCCAAAACAGTTAGTACAACACCTATATATGGtgaaatcaaaatttttgacGATGTATTTTCATTTCAGTTTGAAAAATCGGATATGACATCAAATTCATACGCACACGTTATCATAactgataatgataatccTTCTAAggttaaaaatgaaagaaatctttataatttattggataagaaaaaatttttaaagatttgtGATAAAATCTGGGATGAAGTTATTACTTTGGACAATAAAAGGGACAGAAAACTATTAGACAATTGTGACACTGTGAATTATAATGCTAGTAATATTGACGACGTTGATGTTGccgttaaaaaaaaacacattGGAACAACAGTTATGCCAGCTGAACAAAATACTATTGCATGTAGCGATGGAAGTAATCTCAGCAAAATCGCTAGAagtgataatgataataattttgctAAGAGTACACAGCATTCAGAAActaataaagataatgatattaagCAAGAAGAACACGAAGTTGGCCCTGATGATAATGTtggtaaaaatagaaagcagtgtgataaaaatgatattgttgacaacaatgaaaataatgttaaTGATGCTCCTATTGTAAACGAAAAGCCCGAGAATGACAAAAATATAGGCATTTTTAACGACAAACGAAGTAATGAAGGGGAAAAATCCttattggaaaataattaG